The nucleotide window TGGATGATGGTAGTCAGGATTGTAGCTACTTATGGATGAAAAAGTTGTCATGCAATCATTCGAATATTATTAGTATTCAATTAGCTCGAAACTATGGTCAACAAAATGCTCTTTTATGTGGACTTAGAAATAGTAAAGGGGATTATGTAGTAACTATTGATGATGATCTCCAATATACACCAAAAGATATTTCCAAGTTATTTGAAAAGATGAATGAGGGCTACGATGTGGTTTATGGTGTACCGAAAGAAAAAGTAAATAGTACTTTGCGAAACTTTGGTTCCAACTTTAAAGAAGTAATGTTCCGATGCTTTTTGAAAAAACCCAAAGATATTACCATTACAAGCTTTAGAATACTAAGAAAAAGCGTAGTAGAAAAAATAACCTTAGATAAGAATAGCTTCGTTTATTTATCGGCAATGACTTTTAGGTGTACTCAAAATGTAGCGAATGTTTCAGTGAAGCATAAACCTCGATTACATGGTAAATCAAATTATTCGTACTTTAAGCTCATTCATTTGATGTTGTATACTATTATTTATTATAGCAATTGTCCATTACTTAAGCCTTTAAAAAAACATAAACCTCAGTACATCATTAAGGAGATTATAAAGTGAAGCTAATGATTCTTGGAGCAGCTTATGCTCAACTCAACGCCATAAAACGTGCCAAGTCCGATGGACTAACTGTTTTAGTAACAGACTACTTAGAAGATTCAATCGGCAAAAAACATGCAGATGAACATGAGTTAGCAAGTACCTTTGATGCTGAAGTGACCTTAGAAGTTGCAAGAAAACATCAAATTAATGGTATTATGACCACGGGTACTGATCAACCTGTTTTAACTGTAACTAAAGTTGCACATGCCCTTGAATTACCAGCATTTTTATCTATTCAGACTGCTTATGCGGTAACTAACAAAAGAGCTATGAAGCAGATTTTTACTCATAAGGGTATACCTACTGCAGATTATCGTATCATAAGGAGTAACTTCTTAGATGAAGAATTAGCTGGCTTAAACTTTCCAGTTGTAGTCAAACCACTGGATTCCCAAGGTCAAAGAGGAATTTTCAAACTATACACAGCTGAAGCTGTAAGAAGATATTTTAACGAGGTACTTGCCCATTCAAGAGAAGAAGAAATATTGGTTGAAGCTTATTATGAAAACGATGAAATTACGATAAGTGGTTGGGTAAAAGAAGGAAAGGCAAAAATATTGACCGTTACAGATAGAGTTACCTTTCAAGAAGAAGGGAAAATTGGCATTTGTTTATCACACGAATTTCCTTCTAAGCATTTGAATAATCATCGAGAAGAAATCAAAGCATTAACAAATCAAATTGTGGAAGCTTTTAATATAAACGAAGGCCCGATTTATTTCCAAATGTTTGTTGGAAAAGAGGGCATAAAGGTAAATGAAATTGCATGTAGAATAGGTGGAGCTTACGAAGACGAAGTGATACCCCTTTTGACGGGTGTTGATATTTTGAAAATGACTATAGATTTTTCCCTTGGAAAGGTTTATGCGAATGAAAGCTATGAATTATATAACCTAGATCAAAACAAATGCTATGCATCTATTCAATTATTTTTTTTAAGAGAAGGAAAGATTACACAGATGCCCTTAGAAGAGGATTTAAAGTTAATAGAGGGTGTTTACAATATAAGGTATCATTATAAATTATTTGATGAGGTCAAAGCAATCCACAATGCAACCTCAAGGGCAGGTTACGCAATTATAATTGGAGGAAGTCAAGAACAACTTGATAATAATAAATCCATGTTTTATTATAAAATGAAAGTACTTGATGAAAATGGCTATAATATGGTCATACATTCATAAACAAAGGAGAATGATATTGTGCTAAATTTAAAATTGATTGTTTGCATCAGTATGATTGTATTCGTTTTTTCTGGCTGCTCTCAAAAACAAGACGAGGATAAACTCATTATTGCAGAACAGTATGGACTAGCGTATGCACCACTTCAAATTATGAAAGAAAAAGGTATTTTAGAAGCTTTATTACCAAACACAGAAATCGAATGGGTTACTCTATCCAATACTACGTCTATTAGAGAAGCTATGCTATCTGATGCGGTTGATGTTGGTTTTATGGGGATACCCCCCTTTATTATTGGACTAGACAATGGAATGGATTGGAAAATGATATGTGGGCTTTCTAAAAATCCATCAGGATTA belongs to Firmicutes bacterium HGW-Firmicutes-1 and includes:
- a CDS encoding glycosyltransferase; amino-acid sequence: MISIIVPVFNSEKSIVKLCHQITEIMINLQQAYEIILVDDGSQDCSYLWMKKLSCNHSNIISIQLARNYGQQNALLCGLRNSKGDYVVTIDDDLQYTPKDISKLFEKMNEGYDVVYGVPKEKVNSTLRNFGSNFKEVMFRCFLKKPKDITITSFRILRKSVVEKITLDKNSFVYLSAMTFRCTQNVANVSVKHKPRLHGKSNYSYFKLIHLMLYTIIYYSNCPLLKPLKKHKPQYIIKEIIK
- a CDS encoding carboxylate--amine ligase, with the protein product MKLMILGAAYAQLNAIKRAKSDGLTVLVTDYLEDSIGKKHADEHELASTFDAEVTLEVARKHQINGIMTTGTDQPVLTVTKVAHALELPAFLSIQTAYAVTNKRAMKQIFTHKGIPTADYRIIRSNFLDEELAGLNFPVVVKPLDSQGQRGIFKLYTAEAVRRYFNEVLAHSREEEILVEAYYENDEITISGWVKEGKAKILTVTDRVTFQEEGKIGICLSHEFPSKHLNNHREEIKALTNQIVEAFNINEGPIYFQMFVGKEGIKVNEIACRIGGAYEDEVIPLLTGVDILKMTIDFSLGKVYANESYELYNLDQNKCYASIQLFFLREGKITQMPLEEDLKLIEGVYNIRYHYKLFDEVKAIHNATSRAGYAIIIGGSQEQLDNNKSMFYYKMKVLDENGYNMVIHS